In Calothrix sp. PCC 7507, one DNA window encodes the following:
- a CDS encoding cellulase family glycosylhydrolase, translating to MPYSLKNKPRKLRSLEKFFLFFVTSVVLLVGVMTRLPINRQIDVASAAMTMQLPLSTLGAKIVDAEGQVVLLRGVNWFGMETELHAPHGLWKRDYKEMLADIKKLGYNLIRLPYSVAGVQSPNISGIDFSISSNSELQGKTPLEVMDLIIQEAARQGLLILLDSHRLNEQRIPELWYGDGFTEEDWIDTWTMLAQRYKNQANVIGADLKNEPHGQASWGTNNLATDWRLAAERAGNAILRVNPNWLIVVEGVEKNVPGQKLKQHWQGGNLEGVKRYPVRLSRRNKLVYSPHEYGSGVYNQPYFSEPGFPKNLISRWEIGFNYISSQKIAPILIGEFGGRQVDTISKEGIWQNEFVKYIKNNNLSFAYWSWNPNSADTGGILLDDWQSYDLPKQQLLSQLLPSASVPQTDKPNNSSISPSSDTTIQLQVTTDIYANWETGFCASLKISNASNTKVSNWRLKFKMNEAKINKSWNGNFTQQGATQYIVTPLDWGVVIEPNQSRDIGFCANKLGLDYQIQNVELQRFSDK from the coding sequence ATGCCATATTCGCTTAAAAATAAACCAAGAAAATTGAGGTCTCTCGAAAAGTTTTTCCTATTTTTCGTGACTTCAGTAGTATTGTTGGTGGGAGTTATGACCAGATTACCTATCAATAGACAGATAGATGTGGCAAGTGCTGCAATGACGATGCAGTTACCACTTTCGACTCTTGGTGCAAAAATTGTAGACGCTGAAGGTCAGGTAGTGCTGCTTAGAGGTGTCAATTGGTTTGGGATGGAAACTGAGTTACACGCCCCCCACGGACTGTGGAAACGAGATTATAAGGAAATGCTGGCTGATATTAAGAAGCTAGGGTATAACTTGATCCGGTTGCCTTATTCTGTAGCTGGAGTGCAATCGCCCAACATCAGTGGTATAGACTTTAGCATTAGTAGCAACTCCGAACTCCAAGGTAAGACTCCCTTGGAAGTCATGGATTTAATTATTCAAGAAGCTGCTCGTCAGGGATTATTGATCCTACTTGACAGCCACCGTCTTAACGAACAGCGCATTCCTGAATTATGGTATGGAGACGGTTTTACAGAAGAAGACTGGATTGATACCTGGACAATGTTAGCTCAAAGGTATAAGAATCAAGCTAATGTGATCGGTGCAGACTTAAAAAATGAACCGCACGGGCAAGCTAGCTGGGGAACTAATAATTTAGCTACTGACTGGCGATTGGCAGCAGAACGTGCGGGTAATGCTATTCTTCGTGTCAACCCTAACTGGCTGATTGTTGTCGAAGGTGTGGAAAAAAATGTCCCTGGTCAAAAACTCAAGCAGCATTGGCAAGGTGGTAATTTGGAGGGTGTGAAGCGCTACCCAGTACGTTTATCTCGCCGTAATAAGCTAGTCTATTCTCCCCACGAGTACGGTTCTGGGGTATATAATCAGCCCTATTTTTCAGAACCCGGCTTTCCCAAAAATTTGATTAGTCGTTGGGAAATAGGATTTAACTATATTTCTAGCCAGAAAATTGCCCCTATCTTAATTGGGGAATTTGGTGGACGACAAGTAGACACAATTTCTAAAGAAGGTATTTGGCAAAATGAGTTTGTCAAATACATTAAAAATAATAATTTAAGCTTTGCATATTGGAGTTGGAATCCTAATAGTGCCGATACGGGTGGTATCTTGTTAGATGATTGGCAGAGTTATGATTTACCAAAGCAGCAATTATTATCCCAATTATTGCCATCTGCATCAGTTCCCCAGACAGATAAACCTAATAATTCTTCTATCTCCCCATCTTCTGACACCACTATTCAACTACAAGTAACTACTGACATCTATGCCAATTGGGAAACGGGATTTTGTGCTAGCTTGAAAATTAGCAATGCCAGCAATACTAAGGTTAGTAATTGGCGACTGAAATTTAAGATGAATGAGGCGAAAATTAATAAATCTTGGAATGGTAATTTCACACAACAAGGAGCAACGCAGTATATTGTGACTCCATTGGATTGGGGGGTTGTGATTGAGCCAAATCAATCACGAGATATAGGTTTTTGCGCTAATAAGCTTGGTTTGGATTATCAGATTCAAAACGTAGAATTACAGCGGTTTTCAGATAAATAA
- a CDS encoding DNA-directed RNA polymerase subunit beta'', translating into MTNENTIFRNRVVDKGQLRNLIYWSFTNYGTARTAVMADKLKDLGFRYATKAGVSISVDDLMVPPSKRSLLEAAEEEIRATEARYQRGEITEVERFQKVIDTWNGTSEALKDEVVTHFKQTDPLNSVYMMAFSGARGNISQVRQLVGMRGLMADPQGEIIDLPIKTNFREGLTVTEYIISSYGARKGLVDTALRTADSGYLTRRLVDVSQDVIIREFDCGTTRGIPLRAMVEGSKTKIPLATRLLGRVVNEDVVHPTTGEILAARNSPVSDELAIKIQKSGVTEVVVRSPLTCEAARSVCQHCYGWSLAHAKMVDLGEAVGIIAAQSIGEPGTQLTMRTFHTGGVFTGEVAQQVRSKIDGTIKTPRKLKIRPYRTRHGEDALFVEANGILILEPKKVGPETPPPQEIHLTQGSTLYVFDGQQVKQGQLLAEVALGGRTTRANTEKAVKDVASDLAGEVQFADVVPEQKTDRQGNTTTTAARGGLIWILSGEVYNLPPGAELVVNNGDAIASNGVLAETKLTTVHGGVVRLPEATPGKSTREIEIITASVVLDQATVTVQSSQGRNNYLVSTGNNQVFNLRATPGTKVQNGQVVAELIDDRYRTTTGGFLKFAGVEVQKKGKAKLGYEVVQGGTLLWIPEESHEVNKDISLLLVEDGQFVEAGTEVVKDIFCQNSGVVEVTQKNDILREVVIKPGELLMVDDPEAVLGRDNTFIQPGEEFQGTVATELRYIQYVESPEGPALLSRPVVEFAVPSNPDVPSTTSVSQQTGRSIQLRAVQRLPYKDSERVKSVEGVELLRTQLVLEIEQEGEQDHNTSPLAADIELVPDLEDPEVQRLQLVILESLVIRRDISADATQGSTQTTLEVQDGLTIAPGAVVARTQILCKEGGIVRGVQKGSENVRRCLVLRHSDMMTMNTTVQPKLKAGNLLVEGTEIAPGVFSEESGQVVEIKNTTAGSAAGEAVGVLAVPVGSELPNPKGESALSTPQYTIKIRIGRPYRVSPGAVLQIEDGDLVQRGDNLVLLVFERAKTGDIIQGLPRIEELLEARKPKEACILGRRAGEVKVVYGDGDEAIAIKVVETNGVVTDYPLGPGQNLVVTDGSHVLAGQPLSDGPSNPHEILEIFFSLGSEDGIYACASHALQKVQTFLVNEVQLVYQSQGIDIADKHIEVIVRQMTNKVRIDDGGDTTMLPGELVELRQVEQVNEAMAITGGARAQYTPVLLGITKASLNTDSFISAASFQETTRVLTEAAIEGKSDWLRGLKENVIIGRLIPAGTGYNAYEETGAIDEYAALESTSLLDEADDPLDMVLDDRTARTYNLDSPSLVESPFGTRRTERSIIDDEDELIADEITDLVVVEEDDDEDDYEDDDEDDYEE; encoded by the coding sequence ATGACTAACGAAAACACTATTTTTCGGAATCGCGTAGTTGATAAAGGTCAACTGAGAAATTTAATTTATTGGTCTTTTACCAATTACGGCACGGCACGTACTGCAGTGATGGCGGATAAGTTGAAAGACTTGGGATTTCGCTATGCTACGAAAGCCGGAGTTTCTATTAGTGTAGATGATTTGATGGTGCCACCGTCCAAGCGATCGCTCCTCGAAGCCGCAGAAGAAGAAATTCGTGCTACCGAGGCTCGTTACCAACGCGGGGAAATTACGGAAGTGGAACGCTTCCAGAAGGTAATTGATACATGGAACGGTACTAGTGAAGCCCTCAAAGACGAAGTTGTCACCCACTTTAAACAAACAGATCCCCTCAACTCCGTTTACATGATGGCATTTTCTGGAGCTAGAGGAAACATCTCCCAAGTCCGGCAGTTAGTGGGGATGCGGGGATTGATGGCAGATCCCCAAGGGGAAATTATTGACTTGCCCATCAAAACCAACTTCCGTGAAGGACTCACCGTTACAGAATATATCATCTCGTCCTATGGTGCGAGAAAAGGATTGGTAGATACCGCCTTGCGGACTGCTGACTCTGGTTACCTCACCCGCCGTCTGGTGGACGTATCACAGGATGTGATTATCCGAGAATTTGACTGCGGTACTACTAGAGGAATTCCTCTCCGGGCGATGGTAGAAGGCTCGAAAACTAAGATTCCTCTAGCTACCCGCCTATTAGGAAGAGTAGTTAATGAAGATGTAGTCCATCCGACGACAGGAGAAATTTTAGCAGCACGCAATAGCCCCGTATCTGATGAATTAGCGATAAAAATTCAAAAATCTGGGGTGACTGAAGTCGTAGTCCGTTCTCCCCTGACTTGCGAAGCAGCCCGTTCAGTGTGTCAGCATTGCTATGGTTGGAGTTTGGCTCACGCCAAAATGGTAGATTTGGGAGAAGCAGTCGGTATTATTGCTGCCCAGAGTATCGGTGAACCCGGTACTCAGTTAACCATGCGGACATTCCACACTGGTGGTGTGTTTACAGGGGAAGTCGCCCAACAAGTGCGCTCTAAAATAGATGGCACAATCAAAACTCCTCGCAAACTGAAGATCAGACCCTATCGTACCCGTCACGGTGAAGACGCGCTGTTTGTTGAAGCTAACGGTATCCTCATTTTGGAGCCAAAAAAAGTAGGTCCTGAAACCCCACCACCGCAAGAGATTCATTTGACTCAAGGTTCAACATTATATGTATTTGATGGGCAGCAAGTAAAACAAGGTCAATTACTGGCAGAAGTTGCTCTTGGTGGACGTACAACCCGTGCCAACACAGAAAAAGCGGTGAAAGATGTCGCCTCTGACTTGGCAGGGGAAGTCCAGTTTGCTGATGTTGTCCCAGAACAAAAGACAGACCGTCAAGGAAATACAACTACCACCGCAGCACGGGGTGGTTTGATTTGGATTCTGTCAGGGGAAGTATATAACTTGCCCCCTGGTGCAGAATTGGTGGTAAATAATGGTGATGCGATCGCATCTAATGGTGTATTAGCAGAAACCAAATTAACTACCGTACACGGTGGTGTAGTTCGCCTACCAGAAGCTACCCCAGGTAAGAGTACTAGGGAAATTGAGATTATCACTGCCTCTGTAGTCCTAGACCAAGCCACAGTCACCGTTCAAAGCTCCCAAGGGCGCAACAACTACTTAGTTTCCACGGGCAATAACCAGGTATTTAACCTCAGAGCTACTCCAGGCACAAAAGTGCAAAATGGTCAAGTGGTAGCTGAATTAATTGATGACCGCTACCGCACCACCACTGGCGGATTCCTGAAATTCGCAGGTGTAGAAGTCCAGAAAAAAGGTAAAGCCAAGCTGGGTTATGAAGTGGTTCAGGGAGGCACACTGTTGTGGATTCCTGAAGAAAGCCACGAAGTTAACAAAGATATCTCCTTGCTATTAGTTGAAGACGGACAGTTTGTCGAAGCTGGCACCGAAGTAGTTAAGGATATCTTCTGCCAAAATAGCGGTGTGGTAGAAGTCACCCAGAAAAACGACATTCTCCGGGAAGTAGTGATTAAGCCAGGGGAACTGCTGATGGTAGACGACCCTGAAGCAGTACTAGGACGAGATAATACCTTTATTCAACCGGGTGAAGAATTCCAAGGCACTGTAGCCACCGAATTGCGCTACATCCAGTATGTAGAGTCACCAGAAGGGCCAGCCCTGTTGAGCCGTCCTGTAGTTGAATTTGCAGTTCCCAGCAATCCAGATGTGCCATCTACTACATCTGTCAGCCAACAAACTGGACGCTCCATTCAATTGCGAGCAGTACAACGCCTGCCTTATAAGGATTCTGAACGTGTCAAGTCCGTAGAAGGTGTGGAACTACTGCGTACCCAGCTAGTATTAGAAATTGAGCAGGAAGGTGAACAAGACCACAACACCTCTCCCCTCGCAGCGGATATTGAATTAGTACCTGATCTGGAAGACCCAGAAGTACAGCGCTTACAGCTAGTGATTTTGGAGTCTTTGGTAATTCGCCGAGATATTTCTGCTGATGCTACCCAAGGTAGTACCCAAACAACTTTAGAAGTACAAGATGGGCTAACTATTGCGCCGGGTGCTGTAGTCGCCCGTACCCAAATCTTGTGTAAAGAAGGAGGTATTGTCCGGGGAGTACAAAAAGGTAGCGAAAATGTACGTCGTTGTCTAGTGTTGCGCCATAGTGACATGATGACAATGAATACTACCGTCCAGCCCAAGTTGAAGGCAGGTAATTTACTGGTAGAAGGAACAGAAATAGCTCCTGGAGTCTTTTCTGAAGAATCCGGACAAGTCGTGGAAATTAAAAATACCACTGCTGGGTCTGCTGCAGGTGAGGCAGTCGGAGTCTTGGCGGTTCCCGTCGGGTCCGAACTGCCGAACCCGAAGGGTGAATCAGCGCTGAGTACTCCACAATACACAATAAAAATCCGCATCGGTCGTCCTTATCGAGTCAGCCCTGGTGCTGTGTTGCAGATAGAAGACGGCGACTTAGTGCAACGGGGTGATAATTTGGTGTTGTTGGTGTTTGAACGTGCCAAAACCGGAGACATTATTCAGGGTTTGCCTCGAATTGAGGAACTACTAGAAGCTCGGAAGCCCAAAGAGGCATGTATCCTAGGTCGTCGCGCTGGAGAGGTAAAAGTAGTTTATGGTGATGGCGATGAAGCGATCGCTATTAAAGTAGTAGAAACCAACGGAGTTGTCACAGACTATCCCCTCGGACCCGGACAAAATTTAGTCGTGACAGACGGTTCCCATGTATTAGCAGGACAACCCTTAAGCGATGGGCCTTCCAATCCCCATGAAATTTTGGAAATCTTCTTTAGCTTAGGCTCAGAAGACGGAATTTATGCTTGTGCTAGCCATGCCTTGCAGAAAGTACAAACATTCCTGGTAAACGAAGTGCAATTAGTGTATCAGTCCCAAGGGATTGATATTGCCGATAAACACATAGAAGTAATTGTGCGCCAAATGACCAACAAAGTCAGGATTGATGATGGTGGCGACACCACCATGCTTCCTGGTGAATTGGTGGAATTGCGCCAGGTTGAGCAGGTGAATGAAGCAATGGCCATTACTGGCGGTGCGAGGGCACAGTATACCCCCGTATTGTTAGGGATAACTAAAGCATCATTGAACACCGATAGCTTTATTTCTGCTGCTTCCTTCCAAGAAACCACCAGAGTCCTAACTGAAGCTGCTATTGAAGGCAAATCCGATTGGTTACGTGGGTTAAAAGAAAACGTCATTATCGGCCGATTGATTCCTGCTGGAACTGGGTATAACGCCTATGAAGAAACAGGAGCGATCGATGAGTATGCTGCACTGGAAAGCACAAGCCTCTTAGATGAAGCCGATGATCCCCTGGATATGGTGCTAGATGACCGCACAGCTCGCACCTACAATTTAGATTCTCCTTCTCTTGTAGAATCTCCATTTGGTACTAGACGTACAGAAAGGTCAATTATAGATGATGAAGATGAATTAATTGCTGATGAAATCACAGACCTGGTAGTAGTAGAAGAAGACGACGACGAAGATGATTACGAAGACGACGACGAAGACGATTACGAAGAATAA
- a CDS encoding DNA-directed RNA polymerase subunit gamma, which yields MRNAQTNQFDYVKIGLASPERIRQWGERTLPNGQVVGEVTKPETINYRTLKPEMDGLFCERIFGPAKDWECHCGKYKRVRHRGIVCERCGVEVTESRVRRHRMGYIKLAAPVAHVWYLKGIPSYISILLDMPLRDVEQIVYFNSYVVLSPGNAETLTYKQLLSEDQWLEIEDQIYSEDSQLQGVEVGIGAEALLRLLADINLEQEAETLREEIGNAKGQKRAKLIKRLRVIDNFIATGSKPEWMVMAVIPVIPPDLRPMVQLDGGRFATSDLNDLYRRVINRNNRLARLQEILAPEIIVRNEKRMLQEAVDALIDNGRRGRTVVGANNRPLKSLSDIIEGKQGRFRQNLLGKRVDYSGRSVIVVGPKLHIHQCGLPREMAIELFQPFVINRLIRSGMVNNIKAAKKLISRNDPSVWDVLEEVIEGHPVLLNRAPTLHRLGIQSFEPILVEGRAIQLHPLVCPAFNADFDGDQMAVHVPLSLESQAEARLLMLASNNILSPATGKPIITPSQDMVLGAYYLTAENPNATKGAGGYFASLEDVIMAFQQEQVDLHAYIYVRFDGEVETEQPDTEPLEVIENSDGSRTSLYKFRRVREDAQGNLLSQYIRTTPGRVIYNNAIREALAS from the coding sequence ATGAGAAACGCCCAAACTAATCAGTTTGACTACGTTAAAATCGGCTTGGCATCGCCAGAAAGAATTCGGCAATGGGGTGAAAGAACACTACCAAACGGTCAGGTAGTAGGAGAAGTCACTAAGCCGGAGACGATTAATTACCGGACTCTCAAACCAGAGATGGACGGCTTGTTCTGCGAGCGCATCTTTGGTCCCGCAAAAGATTGGGAATGCCACTGTGGTAAGTATAAGAGAGTGCGTCACCGTGGTATTGTTTGCGAACGCTGTGGTGTGGAAGTTACTGAGTCCCGGGTGCGACGTCACCGCATGGGCTATATTAAACTCGCCGCCCCAGTAGCTCACGTTTGGTATCTCAAAGGTATTCCCAGCTATATTTCTATTCTGCTGGATATGCCTTTGCGGGATGTGGAACAAATAGTCTATTTCAACTCTTACGTTGTTCTCTCCCCCGGTAATGCCGAAACTTTAACCTACAAACAGCTACTGAGTGAAGATCAGTGGCTAGAAATTGAGGATCAAATCTACAGCGAAGATTCCCAACTACAAGGTGTAGAGGTAGGGATTGGTGCTGAGGCATTACTGCGCTTGCTTGCTGATATTAATTTAGAACAAGAAGCCGAAACCCTGCGGGAAGAAATTGGTAATGCCAAGGGGCAAAAGCGGGCAAAATTAATTAAGCGCCTGCGGGTGATTGACAACTTTATCGCCACTGGTTCCAAACCAGAGTGGATGGTCATGGCTGTCATCCCTGTGATTCCCCCTGATTTGCGCCCAATGGTACAGCTAGATGGTGGACGTTTTGCCACCAGTGACTTGAATGACTTGTATCGTCGGGTCATTAACCGCAATAACCGTCTGGCTCGCCTGCAAGAAATTTTAGCGCCAGAAATCATTGTGCGAAATGAAAAGCGGATGTTGCAAGAAGCAGTAGACGCTTTAATTGACAATGGTCGTCGGGGACGGACTGTGGTGGGGGCAAATAACCGCCCGCTGAAATCCTTGTCTGACATTATTGAAGGTAAGCAAGGACGTTTCCGGCAAAACTTGTTGGGTAAACGGGTTGACTACTCCGGACGTTCTGTAATTGTGGTGGGGCCAAAATTACATATCCATCAGTGCGGATTACCTAGGGAAATGGCGATTGAGCTATTCCAGCCTTTTGTGATTAATCGCCTGATTCGCAGTGGCATGGTAAATAATATCAAAGCTGCGAAAAAGCTGATATCTCGAAATGATCCTAGTGTTTGGGATGTGCTGGAAGAGGTGATTGAAGGACACCCAGTTTTACTTAACCGAGCGCCAACCTTACACCGTTTAGGTATTCAATCTTTTGAGCCAATTTTGGTAGAGGGGAGAGCGATTCAACTGCATCCCCTGGTTTGTCCAGCGTTTAACGCTGACTTTGATGGTGACCAAATGGCTGTACACGTCCCTCTGTCGTTAGAAAGTCAGGCGGAAGCGCGGTTATTGATGTTGGCTTCTAATAATATATTGTCACCAGCCACAGGTAAGCCAATTATCACACCCAGCCAAGACATGGTGTTGGGGGCATATTATTTAACCGCCGAAAATCCCAATGCAACTAAAGGCGCGGGAGGCTACTTTGCTTCTCTAGAAGACGTGATTATGGCTTTTCAACAAGAACAAGTTGACCTACACGCTTATATATACGTGCGGTTTGACGGTGAAGTTGAGACAGAGCAGCCAGACACAGAACCGCTGGAAGTCATAGAAAACAGCGATGGTAGCCGGACATCACTCTATAAATTCCGCCGGGTTAGAGAAGACGCTCAAGGGAATTTACTTTCTCAGTATATCCGGACAACACCAGGTCGCGTTATTTACAATAATGCGATTCGGGAAGCACTAGCAAGCTAG
- the rpoB gene encoding DNA-directed RNA polymerase subunit beta: protein MTDETYMEPAFLLPDLIEIQRSSFRWFLEEGLIEELNSFSPITDYTGKLELHFLGHNYKLKEPKYSVEEAKRRDSTYAVQMYVPTRLLNKETGDIKEQEVFIGDLPLMTDRGTFIINGAERVIVNQIVRSPGVYYKSEIDKNGRRTYSASLIPNRGAWLKFETDRNDLVWVRIDKTRKLSAQVLLKALGLSDNEIFDALRHPEYFQKTIEKEGQFSEEEALMELYRKLRPGEPPTVLGGQQLLDSRFFDPKRYDLGRVGRYKLNKKLRLSVPDTMRVLTPGDILAAVDYLINLEYDIGSIDDIDHLGNRRVRSVGELLQNQVRVGLNRLERIIRERMTVSDAEVLTPASLVNPKPLVAAIKEFFGSSQLSQFMDQTNPLAELTHKRRLSALGPGGLTRERAGFAVRDIHPSHYGRICPIETPEGPNAGLIGSLATHARVNLYGFLETPFRPVENGRVRFDVQPVYMTADEEDDLRTATGDVPLDENGYIKGPQVPVRYRQDWATTTPEQVDYVAVSPVQIVSVATSMIPFLEHDDANRALMGSNMQRQAVPLLKPERPLVGTGLEAQGARDSGMVIVSRTDGDVTYVDATEIRVRPKPSGSEIRYTLSKYQRSNQDTCLNQKPLVRTGERVVAGQVLADGSSTEGGELALGQNIVVAYMPWEGYNYEDAILISERLVQDDVYTSIHIEKYEIEARQTKLGPEEITREIPNVGEDALRQLDEQGIIRIGAWVEAGDILVGKVTPKGESDQPPEEKLLRAIFGEKARDVRDNSLRVPNGEKGRVVDVRLFTREQGDELPPGANMVVRVYVAQKRKIQVGDKMAGRHGNKGIISRILPAEDMPYLPDGSPVDIVLNPLGVPSRMNVGQVFECLLGWAGHNLGVRFKITPFDEMYGEESSRRIVHGKLQEARDETSKTWVYDPDNPGKITVFDGRTGEPFDRPVTVGVAYMLKLVHLVDDKIHARSTGPYSLVTQQPLGGKAQQGGQRFGEMEVWALEAFGAAYTLQELLTVKSDDMQGRNEALNAIVKGKAIPRPGTPESFKVLMRELQSLGLDIAVHKVETQADGSSLDVEVDLMADQSARRTPPRPTYESLSRESLEEDE, encoded by the coding sequence ATGACTGACGAAACATATATGGAACCCGCCTTTTTGTTACCCGATTTAATAGAAATCCAGCGTTCAAGCTTCCGCTGGTTTCTAGAAGAAGGGTTAATAGAGGAACTTAACTCCTTTAGTCCGATCACAGACTACACTGGCAAACTAGAGCTGCACTTTTTAGGTCATAACTACAAACTTAAAGAACCAAAGTACAGCGTTGAAGAAGCCAAACGGCGGGATAGTACCTATGCTGTGCAAATGTATGTCCCCACACGCCTGTTAAACAAAGAAACCGGGGATATTAAAGAGCAAGAAGTATTTATTGGGGATCTGCCCTTGATGACAGATCGTGGCACGTTTATTATTAACGGCGCCGAGCGGGTGATTGTGAATCAAATTGTGCGGAGTCCCGGAGTCTACTATAAATCAGAAATTGACAAAAACGGACGGCGCACCTATTCCGCCAGCTTAATACCCAACCGAGGGGCATGGCTGAAATTTGAAACAGACCGTAACGATCTAGTGTGGGTACGCATCGACAAAACCCGCAAACTTTCAGCACAAGTACTTTTAAAAGCTCTCGGTTTATCAGATAACGAAATATTTGACGCCTTGCGTCACCCCGAATACTTCCAAAAAACCATCGAAAAAGAAGGGCAATTTTCTGAAGAAGAAGCCCTCATGGAACTGTACCGCAAATTACGTCCCGGTGAACCACCAACAGTTTTAGGTGGGCAACAACTCCTAGACTCCCGATTCTTTGACCCAAAACGTTACGATCTTGGTCGTGTTGGCAGATATAAGCTCAACAAGAAACTACGCCTATCAGTCCCCGACACCATGCGCGTGCTGACTCCCGGCGATATCTTAGCAGCAGTAGATTACCTGATCAACCTAGAGTATGACATTGGTAGTATCGACGACATCGATCACCTGGGTAATCGCCGCGTCAGAAGTGTGGGCGAATTGCTACAGAACCAGGTAAGGGTCGGCTTAAACCGCTTAGAGCGCATCATTCGAGAACGGATGACCGTATCCGATGCTGAAGTGCTGACCCCAGCGTCCTTAGTTAACCCCAAACCCCTGGTAGCCGCAATTAAAGAATTCTTTGGCTCCAGCCAATTGAGTCAGTTCATGGATCAAACTAATCCTTTGGCAGAACTGACCCACAAACGCCGCCTCAGTGCCCTTGGACCAGGTGGATTGACCAGAGAGCGCGCCGGCTTTGCCGTGCGAGATATCCATCCTTCTCACTACGGACGCATTTGCCCAATTGAAACCCCAGAAGGTCCCAATGCCGGATTGATTGGCTCCTTAGCAACTCATGCCCGAGTTAACCTTTACGGCTTCCTGGAAACGCCATTTAGACCTGTGGAAAATGGGCGCGTAAGATTTGACGTACAGCCAGTATACATGACCGCAGACGAAGAAGACGACCTCCGGACTGCTACTGGGGATGTGCCATTAGATGAAAATGGCTACATAAAAGGGCCGCAAGTTCCAGTGCGCTATCGCCAAGATTGGGCTACCACAACACCAGAACAAGTAGACTATGTAGCAGTTTCCCCAGTGCAAATTGTGTCGGTAGCTACCAGCATGATTCCTTTCTTGGAGCATGACGATGCTAACCGCGCACTGATGGGTTCCAACATGCAACGGCAAGCAGTCCCCCTACTTAAACCAGAGCGTCCGTTAGTGGGCACAGGTTTAGAAGCTCAAGGAGCCAGAGACTCCGGGATGGTAATTGTATCCCGCACCGACGGCGATGTTACATACGTAGATGCCACAGAAATTCGTGTGCGTCCCAAACCATCAGGTTCGGAAATTAGGTACACACTTTCCAAATACCAACGCTCCAACCAAGATACATGCCTTAACCAGAAACCCCTTGTTCGTACAGGTGAACGCGTCGTTGCTGGGCAAGTACTAGCTGATGGCTCCTCCACAGAAGGCGGTGAATTGGCTTTAGGGCAAAATATCGTCGTTGCCTACATGCCTTGGGAAGGCTACAACTACGAAGATGCAATTTTGATTTCCGAACGGCTGGTGCAGGATGATGTCTACACCTCAATCCACATTGAAAAATATGAAATTGAGGCCAGACAAACCAAACTAGGGCCCGAAGAAATCACCAGAGAAATTCCCAACGTTGGGGAAGATGCCTTACGCCAATTGGATGAACAGGGAATCATTCGTATTGGGGCATGGGTAGAAGCTGGGGATATCTTAGTAGGTAAAGTCACACCCAAAGGTGAATCAGACCAACCTCCAGAAGAAAAACTGTTGCGTGCCATTTTCGGAGAAAAAGCCCGAGATGTGCGGGATAATTCCCTGCGAGTTCCTAACGGTGAAAAAGGTCGTGTAGTTGATGTGCGTCTGTTCACCCGTGAACAAGGCGATGAATTGCCACCGGGAGCCAATATGGTAGTCCGGGTATATGTTGCCCAAAAACGCAAAATCCAAGTCGGCGACAAAATGGCAGGACGCCACGGCAACAAGGGGATTATTTCCCGGATTTTGCCTGCGGAAGATATGCCCTACTTACCAGACGGTTCACCAGTAGATATCGTTCTTAATCCCTTGGGTGTACCCAGCCGGATGAACGTGGGACAAGTATTTGAGTGTTTATTAGGCTGGGCTGGTCACAACTTGGGTGTCCGGTTTAAGATTACCCCCTTTGACGAAATGTATGGGGAAGAGTCATCCCGCCGGATTGTGCATGGCAAATTGCAAGAAGCGCGCGATGAAACCAGTAAAACCTGGGTATATGACCCAGATAATCCCGGCAAAATCACAGTTTTCGATGGTCGTACTGGCGAACCCTTTGACCGACCAGTGACTGTAGGCGTGGCTTATATGTTGAAACTGGTGCATTTAGTCGATGACAAAATCCACGCCCGGTCTACAGGCCCCTACTCCCTCGTTACCCAGCAACCCTTGGGTGGTAAAGCACAACAAGGTGGTCAGCGGTTTGGAGAAATGGAAGTGTGGGCATTGGAAGCCTTTGGTGCAGCTTACACCTTGCAGGAATTGTTGACAGTGAAATCTGATGACATGCAAGGGCGGAATGAAGCGTTAAATGCGATCGTTAAAGGCAAGGCAATTCCCCGTCCCGGTACACCAGAGTCCTTTAAGGTGTTGATGCGAGAACTGCAGTCACTGGGGTTGGATATTGCCGTACACAAAGTAGAAACCCAAGCAGATGGCAGTTCCTTGGATGTGGAAGTCGATTTGATGGCGGATCAATCAGCCCGTCGTACCCCTCCTCGACCCACCTATGAATCCCTCTCCCGTGAGTCACTGGAAGAGGACGAATAG